One genomic window of Coffea eugenioides isolate CCC68of chromosome 1, Ceug_1.0, whole genome shotgun sequence includes the following:
- the LOC113777784 gene encoding histone H2A-like, which yields MEAAGKVKKGAGGRKGGGPKKKPVSRSTKAGLQFPVGRIGRYLKKGRYSERVGTGAPVYMAAVLEYLAAEVLELAGNAARDNKKNRIIPRHVLLAIRNDEELGKLLAGVTIAHGGVLPNINPVLLPKKTDKATKEPTKSPKATKSPSKAAKSPKKAAAA from the exons ATGGAGGCTGCcggaaaagtgaagaaaggcGCTGGAGGAAGGAAGGGCGGTGGCCCTAAGAAGAAGCCTGTCTCCCGTTCAACTAAGGCCGGTTTGCAATTTCCGGTTGGCAGAATCGGCCGTTACTTGAAGAAAGGTCGCTACTCTGAACGTGTAGGCACTGGAGCTCCGGTCTACATGGCTGCCGTCCTCGAGTACTTGGCTGCTGAG GTGTTGGAATTGGCTGGAAATGCTGCTCGTGACAACAAGAAGAACAGAATCATCCCAAGGCACGTGCTATTGGCTATAAGGAATGATGAAGAGCTTGGAAAATTGCTGGCTGGTGTTACTATAGCACATGGTGGAGTGTTGCCCAATATCAACCCTGTCTTGTTGCCCAAGAAGACTGATAAGGCCACCAAAGAACCTACCAAATCACCCAAGGCCACGAAATCTCCATCCAAAGCTGCCAAATCCCCTAAGAAGGCTGCTGCTGCTTAG